One Pseudomonas sp. B21_DOA genomic window, ACGCACCCCGTCCGGGTTTATTCCACGGCGCGGTATTTATTTTTGCGCACGGGGAATAACCTGCACTGACGGGCGTCTTCCTAGTCCACAGCGTAGCGACCAGCAGAAATTCATGAGCGAATTCGACGAACAGTTGAGAGAAATCATTCCCAGATTGCGCCGCTTCGCCGTGTCCTTGACGCGCAACAGCAGCAGCGCCGACGATCTGGTCCAGGCCAGCCTCGAACGGGCACTCTCGGCGTGGGGTGAAAAACGTGCCGAAGGCGACTTGCGCGCCTGGCTGTTCGCGATCCTCTATCGGCAATTTCTCGATGCGCACCGTCGCTCGCGGCGCTATGCGCGCATGCTGGAATTTTTCACCGGTCGTGACGATGCCGAACCCTCGGTGGAACGCACCGTGATTGCCCAGTCGACCCTGCAAGCCTTCGAACGCCTGCCCACCGAACAGCGCGCTTTGCTGCTGATGGTCTCGGTGGAAGGCCTGTCCTATAAAGAGGTCGCCGAGATCCTCGGCGCCCCAATCGGCACCGTGATGTCGCGCCTGTCCCGCGCCCGCCAGGCCTTGCGCCAACTCAGCGACGGCGAAATCAGCAGCCCTTCCTTGCGGATACTCAAATGATCAGCCTGCCTCCCAGCGAACGCGATTTGCACGCCTACGTCGACCACCAGCTCAGCGACGCCGATCGGCGCGTGCTCGAGACCTGGCTGGCCAGCCATCCTGAAGAAGCGGCGCAGGTGCGCGCCTGGCAGCGGGACGCCCAGCAATTGCGCGCAGCGTTGAGTGGCGCGTTGCAGCAGCCGAGCAATCCGGCGCTGGATCCTTTGATGATTCGCCAGCGTCGCCGTCAGCAGTCACGTCGGCATCTGGCCAGCGCGGCGGTGTTGCTGATCGCCGTCAGCGTCGGCGGTTTCAGTGGCTGGCAGGCGCGGGAAATGACCCTGGTGCGCCCTGCACAACTCCCGATGACTGACGCCTTGCAAGCCTATCGACTGATCGCCCAGCAAGGCGTAATGCCCGCCGATTACAAGGTCGACAACGACGGCGACATGCAGCGTTGGCTCGACCGTTACTTCAGCGACGCCAGGCGCTTGCCCGATCTCAAGGCAGCGGGATTCGAGCCGGTCAGCGGGCGCTTGCTCAGCACCGATGAAGGCCCGGCGGCGATGGTGATGTATGAGGATGGCAGCGGTCACAAGGTCAGTTTCTACCTGCGTCCGCC contains:
- a CDS encoding sigma-70 family RNA polymerase sigma factor, with the protein product MSEFDEQLREIIPRLRRFAVSLTRNSSSADDLVQASLERALSAWGEKRAEGDLRAWLFAILYRQFLDAHRRSRRYARMLEFFTGRDDAEPSVERTVIAQSTLQAFERLPTEQRALLLMVSVEGLSYKEVAEILGAPIGTVMSRLSRARQALRQLSDGEISSPSLRILK
- a CDS encoding anti-sigma factor, with protein sequence MISLPPSERDLHAYVDHQLSDADRRVLETWLASHPEEAAQVRAWQRDAQQLRAALSGALQQPSNPALDPLMIRQRRRQQSRRHLASAAVLLIAVSVGGFSGWQAREMTLVRPAQLPMTDALQAYRLIAQQGVMPADYKVDNDGDMQRWLDRYFSDARRLPDLKAAGFEPVSGRLLSTDEGPAAMVMYEDGSGHKVSFYLRPPGPKNTLLPRGSRSDGDLQADYWSGPGYNYAVVSPTDSPAAQLLKQSPPF